The following are encoded together in the Pseudodesulfovibrio indicus genome:
- the carB gene encoding carbamoyl-phosphate synthase large subunit produces the protein MPKRTDIKKIMLIGSGPIVIGQACEFDYSGTQALKALKEEGYEVVLVNSNPASIMTDPELADATYIEPIEPETVARIIEKERPDALLPTLGGQTGLNTALAVADMGVLDKFNVELIGANIDVINKAESREEFREAMRNIGLGMPESGICHNMDDVREWGEKIPFPIIVRPAYTLGGSGGGVAYNMEELEQICANGLALSMKHEIMLERSILGWKEYELEVMRDKKDNCVIICSIENLDPMGVHTGDSVTVAPAQTLTDDEYQRLRDASLAVMREIGVETGGSNVQFAINPEDGELIIIEMNPRVSRSSALASKATGFPIAKIAAKLAVGYTLDEIPNDITRETMASFEPAIDYCVIKIPRFTFEKFPGTEDYLTTAMKSVGETMAIGRTFKEALQKGLRSLETGHPGLGKRFDTCDFDKNEILKLLRRPNSERIYALRNALLCGMTEEEVFEATKIDPWFLRQFQDIIDLERELIEFGKREGVSKDADGMPEMLRKAKEYGYSDPQLAAMWRTSEDAVRALRKELAVEPTYYLVDTCAAEFEAYTPYYYSTYETGQENVRDERKKIVILGGGPNRIGQGIEFDYCCCHSSFTLKEMGVQSIMVNSNPETVSTDYDTSDKLYFEPLTFEDVMNIIEFEKPDGVIVQFGGQTPLNLALRLMKAGVPLIGTSPDAIDRAEDRERFKQFLNKLNLKQPPNGTAMSMVEAREIAEKLTFPLVLRPSYVLGGRGMDIVYSMDEFDHYFRHSALVSPEHPTLIDKFLEYAIEVDVDALADGEDVYIGGVMEHIEEAGIHSGDSASVLPPYSLSADLIREIERQTIAMAKELGVVGLMNVQFAIKDHEVYIIEVNPRASRTVPFVSKATGVPLAKLATRVMLGEKLKDLKPWEMRKKGHVSVKESVFPFTRFPNVDVLLGPEMRSTGEVMGIDPSFGLAYMKSQLAAGQKLPTKGTVFMSVNDWDKSKIVLVAKDFEAMGFKVAATGGTADFLAEKGIHVEKVHKVHEGQRPHVVDHIKNGAFDLVINTPSGKKTVGDAKMIRQNALLYDIPYTTTVSGARAVVQAICELRQTGLQVKSLQEYYG, from the coding sequence TAAACGCACAGATATCAAGAAGATCATGTTGATCGGGTCCGGCCCCATTGTCATCGGCCAGGCCTGCGAGTTCGACTACTCCGGTACCCAGGCCCTCAAGGCTCTCAAGGAGGAGGGGTACGAGGTGGTCCTGGTCAACTCCAATCCGGCCTCCATCATGACGGACCCGGAGTTGGCCGATGCGACCTACATCGAACCCATCGAGCCGGAAACCGTTGCCCGAATCATCGAAAAAGAGCGTCCCGACGCTCTTTTGCCGACTTTGGGGGGACAAACCGGCCTGAACACGGCCCTGGCCGTGGCCGACATGGGCGTCCTGGACAAATTCAACGTCGAGCTGATCGGCGCGAATATCGACGTCATCAACAAGGCGGAATCCCGAGAGGAATTTCGCGAGGCCATGAGGAACATCGGGTTGGGCATGCCGGAGTCCGGCATCTGCCACAACATGGACGACGTGCGCGAGTGGGGCGAGAAGATCCCCTTCCCGATCATCGTCCGTCCCGCCTACACCCTGGGCGGTTCCGGCGGCGGCGTGGCCTACAACATGGAGGAACTGGAACAGATCTGCGCCAACGGTCTGGCCCTGTCCATGAAGCACGAGATCATGCTGGAACGCTCCATCCTCGGCTGGAAGGAGTACGAGCTTGAGGTCATGCGGGACAAGAAGGACAATTGCGTGATCATCTGCTCCATCGAGAACCTGGACCCCATGGGCGTGCACACCGGCGACTCGGTGACCGTGGCCCCGGCCCAGACCCTGACGGACGACGAGTACCAACGGCTGCGCGACGCCTCCCTGGCGGTCATGCGCGAGATCGGCGTGGAGACCGGCGGGTCCAACGTCCAGTTCGCCATCAACCCCGAGGACGGCGAGCTGATCATCATCGAGATGAACCCGCGCGTGTCCCGGTCCTCGGCCCTGGCCTCCAAGGCCACCGGCTTCCCCATCGCCAAGATAGCGGCCAAGCTGGCCGTGGGCTATACCCTCGACGAGATTCCCAACGACATCACCCGTGAGACCATGGCCTCCTTCGAACCGGCCATCGACTACTGCGTGATCAAGATACCCAGGTTCACCTTCGAGAAGTTCCCCGGCACCGAGGACTACCTGACCACGGCCATGAAGTCCGTGGGCGAGACCATGGCCATCGGCCGGACCTTCAAGGAAGCGCTCCAGAAGGGGCTTCGGTCCCTGGAGACCGGGCACCCCGGCCTGGGCAAGCGGTTCGACACCTGCGATTTCGACAAGAACGAGATCCTGAAACTCCTGCGGCGGCCCAACTCCGAGCGTATCTACGCCCTGCGCAACGCGCTGCTCTGCGGCATGACCGAGGAGGAGGTCTTCGAGGCCACCAAGATCGACCCGTGGTTCCTGCGCCAGTTCCAGGACATCATCGACCTGGAGCGCGAGCTGATCGAGTTCGGCAAGCGCGAGGGCGTGTCCAAGGACGCCGACGGCATGCCCGAGATGCTGCGCAAGGCCAAGGAGTACGGCTACTCCGACCCGCAGCTGGCGGCCATGTGGCGGACCAGCGAGGACGCCGTCCGCGCCCTGCGCAAGGAGCTCGCCGTCGAGCCGACCTACTACCTGGTCGATACCTGCGCCGCCGAGTTCGAGGCGTACACCCCATACTATTATTCCACCTACGAGACCGGCCAGGAGAACGTCCGCGACGAACGCAAGAAGATCGTCATCCTGGGCGGCGGCCCCAACCGCATCGGCCAGGGAATCGAGTTCGACTACTGCTGCTGCCACTCCTCCTTCACCCTGAAGGAGATGGGCGTGCAGTCCATCATGGTCAACTCCAACCCGGAGACGGTCTCCACCGACTACGACACCTCGGACAAGCTCTACTTCGAGCCGCTGACCTTCGAGGACGTCATGAACATCATCGAGTTCGAGAAGCCGGACGGCGTCATCGTCCAGTTCGGCGGCCAGACCCCGCTGAACCTCGCGCTGCGGCTGATGAAGGCGGGCGTGCCGCTGATCGGCACCAGCCCGGACGCCATCGACCGCGCCGAGGACCGCGAGCGGTTCAAGCAGTTCCTGAACAAGCTGAACCTCAAGCAGCCGCCCAACGGCACGGCCATGTCCATGGTCGAGGCGCGCGAGATCGCCGAGAAGCTGACCTTCCCGCTGGTCCTGCGCCCGTCCTACGTGTTGGGCGGCCGGGGCATGGACATCGTCTACTCCATGGACGAGTTCGACCATTACTTCCGGCACTCGGCCCTGGTCTCCCCGGAGCACCCGACCCTCATCGACAAGTTCCTCGAATACGCCATCGAGGTGGACGTGGACGCCCTGGCCGACGGCGAGGACGTGTACATCGGCGGGGTCATGGAGCACATCGAGGAGGCGGGCATCCACTCCGGCGACTCCGCCTCGGTCCTGCCCCCGTATTCCCTGTCGGCGGACCTCATCCGCGAGATCGAGCGCCAGACCATCGCCATGGCCAAGGAGCTGGGCGTGGTCGGACTGATGAACGTCCAGTTCGCCATCAAGGATCACGAGGTCTACATCATCGAGGTCAACCCGCGCGCCTCGCGCACGGTTCCCTTCGTGTCCAAGGCCACGGGCGTGCCCCTGGCCAAGCTCGCCACCCGCGTCATGCTCGGCGAGAAGCTCAAGGACCTGAAGCCCTGGGAGATGCGCAAGAAGGGCCACGTCTCGGTCAAGGAGTCCGTGTTCCCGTTCACCCGCTTCCCCAACGTGGACGTGCTGCTCGGACCCGAAATGCGCTCCACCGGCGAGGTCATGGGCATCGACCCGAGCTTCGGCCTGGCCTACATGAAGTCCCAGCTGGCCGCGGGCCAGAAGCTGCCCACCAAGGGCACGGTCTTCATGTCCGTCAACGACTGGGACAAGTCCAAGATCGTGCTGGTGGCCAAGGACTTCGAGGCCATGGGCTTCAAGGTCGCGGCCACGGGCGGCACCGCCGATTTCCTGGCCGAGAAGGGAATCCATGTGGAAAAGGTCCACAAGGTCCACGAGGGGCAGCGCCCCCACGTGGTCGACCACATCAAGAACGGCGCGTTCGACCTGGTCATCAACACCCCTTCGGGCAAGAAGACCGTGGGCGACGCCAAGATGATCCGCCAGAACGCACTGCTCTACGACATCCCCTACACCACCACGGTGTCCGGGGCGCGGGCGGTGGTCCAGGCCATATGTGAATTGCGTCAAACCGGGCTCCAGGTGAAGAGCCTTCAGGAATACTACGGCTAG